The proteins below come from a single Alkalispirillum mobile genomic window:
- the miaB gene encoding tRNA (N6-isopentenyl adenosine(37)-C2)-methylthiotransferase MiaB, protein MTGRVYVKTHGCQMNEYDSDKMADVLVKERGYTRVKDPAEADVILLNTCSVREKAQEKVFSELGRWKDYKTRNGAVIGVGGCVASQEGEAIVTRAPHVDVVFGPQTLHRLPDMIDRAKRESRSVVDVSFPEIEKFDRLPEPRAEGPTAFVSIMEGCSKYCSFCVVPYTRGEEISRPFEDVIAEVASLAEQGVREVTLLGQNVNAYRGPMADGTVCDLALLIHFVAALDGIGRIRFTTSHPVEFSDSLIEAYREEPKLAGHLHLPVQSGSDLVLKLMKRGHTAAEYLDKIERIKAARPGISIASDFIVGYPGESEADFEDTMRLIEAVGFDQSFSFLYSPRPGTPAASLSDSTPTEVKRERLYRLQETINANARRISESMVGTVQRVLVDGRSRKDPNEISGRTENNRVVNFAGHPRLIGHFVEVRITEAKPNSLRGELLGLDDDEVAA, encoded by the coding sequence ATGACTGGTCGGGTATACGTCAAGACGCACGGCTGCCAGATGAACGAGTACGATTCGGACAAGATGGCCGACGTGCTGGTCAAAGAGCGGGGTTACACCCGGGTAAAGGACCCGGCCGAGGCCGATGTGATCCTTCTCAACACCTGCTCCGTGCGCGAGAAGGCGCAGGAGAAGGTCTTCTCCGAGCTGGGCCGCTGGAAGGACTACAAGACCCGGAATGGCGCCGTGATCGGCGTCGGCGGGTGCGTGGCCAGCCAGGAGGGCGAGGCCATCGTCACGCGGGCGCCGCACGTGGACGTGGTCTTCGGGCCGCAGACCCTGCACCGGCTGCCCGACATGATCGACCGGGCGAAGCGGGAGTCGCGGTCCGTGGTCGATGTCTCCTTCCCCGAGATCGAGAAGTTCGATCGGCTGCCCGAGCCGCGCGCCGAGGGCCCCACCGCGTTTGTCTCCATCATGGAGGGGTGCAGCAAGTACTGCTCCTTCTGCGTGGTGCCCTACACCCGCGGCGAGGAGATCAGCCGCCCCTTTGAGGACGTGATCGCCGAGGTGGCGAGCCTGGCCGAGCAGGGCGTGCGCGAGGTGACGCTGCTAGGGCAGAACGTCAACGCCTACCGCGGCCCCATGGCCGACGGCACGGTCTGCGACCTGGCGCTGCTGATCCACTTCGTGGCGGCGCTTGACGGCATCGGCCGCATCCGCTTCACCACCTCCCACCCGGTGGAGTTCTCCGACAGCCTGATCGAGGCCTACCGCGAGGAGCCCAAGCTGGCCGGCCACCTGCACCTGCCGGTGCAGAGCGGGTCCGACCTGGTGCTGAAGCTGATGAAGCGGGGCCACACTGCCGCCGAGTACCTGGACAAGATCGAGCGCATCAAGGCCGCCCGGCCGGGCATCAGCATCGCCTCCGACTTCATCGTCGGTTACCCCGGCGAGAGCGAGGCGGATTTCGAGGACACCATGCGGCTGATCGAGGCGGTGGGATTCGACCAGTCCTTCAGCTTCCTATACAGCCCCCGGCCCGGTACCCCGGCGGCCTCCCTGTCCGACAGCACGCCGACCGAGGTCAAGCGCGAGCGGCTCTACCGGCTGCAGGAGACCATCAACGCCAACGCCCGGCGGATCAGCGAATCCATGGTCGGCACGGTGCAGCGGGTGCTGGTGGATGGTCGGTCGCGCAAGGACCCCAACGAGATCTCCGGGCGCACGGAGAATAATCGGGTGGTTAACTTTGCCGGCCATCCGCGGCTGATCGGGCACTTCGTGGAGGTGCGCATCACCGAGGCCAAGCCCAACTCCCTGCGCGGGGAGCTGCTGGGCCTGGACGACGACGAGGTGGCGGCCTGA